From the Candidatus Bathyarchaeota archaeon genome, one window contains:
- a CDS encoding ABC transporter ATP-binding protein, with protein sequence MAKPQAQTQTKNADTPILQITGLHKRYNEGKSNEVHALRGVDLIVKKGDLMAIMGASGCGKTTLLNMIGHLDRSSEGEIIIDGVNTNSLSDGQMTAFRRDNIGFIFQLFNLFPFLSAVENVETPLLLKGMNSGLAREQAKMLLRELGMGDRLYHLPSELSGGQQQRVAVARSLINQPALVLGDEPTGDLDSTTSADVMALFRRINKLNNQTFVLVTHNRWIAQQCDYIVHIQDGKILNIEQCQTQNPEEKP encoded by the coding sequence ATGGCAAAACCACAAGCTCAAACCCAAACCAAAAACGCAGACACGCCCATTCTTCAGATAACTGGGCTCCATAAACGCTACAATGAAGGAAAATCCAATGAGGTGCACGCTCTTCGCGGCGTCGACTTAATCGTTAAGAAGGGTGATTTGATGGCGATTATGGGCGCGTCTGGATGCGGCAAAACCACGTTGCTAAACATGATTGGGCACTTAGACCGCAGCTCGGAAGGCGAAATCATAATTGACGGCGTGAACACTAACAGCCTCTCTGACGGACAGATGACTGCTTTTCGACGCGACAACATCGGCTTTATTTTCCAGCTGTTTAACCTGTTCCCGTTTCTAAGTGCTGTGGAGAACGTGGAAACCCCTCTGTTGCTCAAGGGCATGAATTCAGGCTTGGCTCGTGAACAAGCAAAAATGCTGCTGCGCGAACTTGGCATGGGCGATAGGCTGTACCATTTGCCCTCGGAACTCTCTGGCGGACAACAACAACGCGTCGCCGTAGCAAGATCCCTAATCAACCAACCCGCCCTCGTCTTGGGCGACGAACCCACAGGGGACTTGGACTCCACCACAAGCGCCGACGTCATGGCTCTGTTCCGCCGAATCAACAAACTAAACAACCAAACCTTCGTGCTTGTCACCCACAACCGCTGGATAGCCCAACAATGCGACTACATCGTCCACATCCAAGACGGCAAAATCCTAAACATCGAACAATGCCAAACCCAAAACCCGGAGGAAAAACCATGA
- a CDS encoding exosortase/archaeosortase family protein has translation MHNTSSSSSSHSFFAANQHRLTIALKLATISISIIALYAQDLIIILNNALQDDASFHILAIPFLFSYFLYRKRKMVSAALRVNQPQGNFFQQHFGLLAGILLCATAIMTYWYGSYTFTPLEYHMVTLPVFVAGLTLVLFDMQVLKQLLFPIVFLIFLTPPPSEFLYGVGSALSNISATAANSIANLFGMASVLSDSYGSPMITLTRPDNSIMTFSVDVACSGIYSLIGFVIFSLFIAYITRGKFRNKFSILIIGIPLIILLNILRITTIVGIGYYYGDALALEVFHTFGATVLMFVGTLLLFVITEKLFKKPPPIPTCPSCNDSLPKSASPYCADCGKLYSYPKLNLRKADFVKIFSIALIVVALLSIQAPVFALTQGPAEVMVQTPSGEQGNTEILPQIDGYALSFVYRDTAFQELSGQDASLVYAYRPTNGSGQTIWVAVELATSMIPLHRWETCLVNYPLSQGMKPKVVQLDLRDVSIQDNPPLVARFFAFQYSATNQTQAVLYWYQTATFNVNETTQTMHVKMSIIAYPSSPADVPKAEAKLLPVALAVKNYWSPIQTWTVVSLAISQNGLTLSAASIVLLVAVIIYFILLSRQERNRLHMLLSKLAKQDQLVVDAFNNAQEHGVATTHTVFEEYQKLSDTTVTEDWIAQKLAEQENVGLLRRVLVNNGNDVPTIRWKSQILRFNFPFFSSLTNH, from the coding sequence ATGCATAATACCTCTTCATCGTCCTCTTCACATTCGTTTTTTGCGGCGAATCAGCATAGGTTAACAATCGCGCTAAAGTTAGCTACTATCTCAATAAGTATTATTGCTTTGTACGCCCAAGACCTGATTATAATTTTGAATAACGCCCTGCAAGATGACGCGTCTTTTCACATACTTGCAATACCTTTTCTGTTCTCTTACTTCTTGTACCGGAAAAGAAAAATGGTGAGTGCTGCTCTTCGCGTCAATCAGCCACAAGGCAACTTTTTCCAGCAACACTTCGGTCTTTTAGCGGGAATACTTCTCTGCGCAACCGCTATCATGACTTACTGGTATGGCTCATACACTTTCACGCCCCTAGAATATCACATGGTCACGCTTCCTGTGTTCGTAGCAGGGCTTACCCTTGTTTTGTTTGACATGCAAGTTCTAAAACAGCTACTCTTTCCAATAGTCTTCCTGATTTTCCTAACGCCTCCCCCGTCCGAATTCTTGTACGGCGTTGGTTCTGCCCTGTCAAATATCAGTGCTACCGCAGCAAATTCAATCGCTAACCTGTTTGGAATGGCTTCTGTACTTTCCGATTCCTACGGTAGCCCCATGATTACCCTTACCCGACCTGACAACAGCATAATGACCTTTAGTGTAGACGTAGCCTGTTCAGGCATCTACAGTTTAATCGGTTTCGTCATATTCTCACTTTTCATTGCTTACATCACACGCGGAAAATTCCGTAACAAATTCAGCATCCTAATCATAGGCATACCTTTAATCATTCTCCTAAACATTTTGCGCATAACCACTATAGTTGGAATCGGCTACTACTACGGTGACGCTTTAGCCCTCGAAGTTTTCCATACTTTTGGTGCTACTGTGCTAATGTTTGTTGGTACCTTGCTGCTTTTTGTTATCACCGAGAAACTCTTTAAAAAACCGCCTCCAATTCCAACGTGCCCCTCCTGTAATGATTCTTTGCCTAAATCTGCCAGTCCTTACTGCGCTGATTGCGGAAAACTTTACTCTTATCCAAAGCTTAACCTGCGAAAGGCAGACTTTGTGAAAATCTTCAGTATAGCTTTGATTGTGGTAGCGCTTTTATCCATTCAGGCTCCTGTATTTGCGTTGACACAAGGTCCTGCCGAGGTTATGGTTCAAACGCCTTCGGGTGAGCAAGGGAACACCGAAATTCTTCCTCAAATCGACGGTTATGCACTGAGTTTTGTGTACCGCGATACTGCGTTTCAGGAACTCTCTGGGCAAGATGCCTCTTTAGTTTATGCCTATCGTCCAACGAATGGTTCAGGTCAAACGATTTGGGTAGCTGTTGAATTAGCAACATCTATGATTCCTCTTCACAGATGGGAGACTTGTTTGGTGAATTATCCTCTTAGTCAGGGTATGAAACCCAAAGTGGTCCAGCTTGACCTGCGCGATGTTTCTATTCAGGATAACCCGCCTTTGGTTGCGCGGTTCTTTGCTTTCCAGTATTCCGCTACAAACCAAACTCAAGCGGTTCTTTACTGGTACCAAACGGCTACCTTTAACGTAAACGAGACAACTCAAACAATGCACGTTAAAATGAGCATAATTGCTTATCCTTCATCTCCTGCTGATGTTCCTAAAGCTGAAGCTAAACTGTTGCCTGTAGCTCTTGCCGTCAAAAATTATTGGTCGCCCATACAGACCTGGACAGTTGTTTCCTTAGCCATTAGCCAAAACGGTCTTACTTTGTCTGCGGCTAGCATTGTACTTCTTGTGGCTGTTATCATCTACTTTATCTTGCTTTCTCGACAAGAGCGGAATCGTCTTCACATGCTTTTAAGCAAGCTTGCAAAACAAGACCAACTCGTTGTAGACGCATTCAATAACGCCCAAGAACACGGCGTGGCAACCACACACACCGTATTTGAAGAATACCAAAAGCTATCAGATACCACCGTTACTGAAGACTGGATTGCCCAAAAACTTGCCGAACAAGAAAACGTTGGGCTACTGCGGCGTGTCCTTGTAAATAACGGCAACGATGTCCCAACCATACGCTGGAAATCCCAAATACTCCGCTTCAACTTTCCTTTTTTTAGCAGCTTAACAAACCATTGA
- a CDS encoding DMT family transporter — MDGKRAGVLFSVCASLMFGLSPVLVTLTLNYTNIETQNVLFNLFASIFFAAFIWAFKKKRALKVILKNWREITLVSAIVAAGSLLFTYGILVSGPTNATFVIQFTLIFTILLGVVFLKERLSKFEVLGMLISLSGLFVLSYGNVEFEILSTAVLLAASALFAAANFLSKVYVKNIDPLSLTGGRAIFVFVILLVYALALGKLDFALPVEALGYSALGAVTGVALSFVFFFKALEIFEVSKTMIIRSMEPFLTALFSFAILALAPTANQLAGGAIIVAGVILLSLTKQQQ; from the coding sequence ATGGATGGTAAACGTGCGGGTGTCTTGTTTTCGGTCTGCGCCAGCTTAATGTTTGGACTCAGCCCTGTCCTTGTCACGTTAACCCTAAACTACACTAACATTGAAACCCAAAACGTCCTCTTCAACTTGTTCGCCAGCATATTTTTCGCTGCGTTCATTTGGGCGTTCAAGAAAAAACGTGCCCTCAAAGTGATACTTAAAAACTGGAGGGAAATAACCCTTGTAAGCGCCATAGTAGCTGCGGGGTCACTGTTGTTCACCTATGGCATCTTGGTTTCTGGACCCACCAACGCAACTTTTGTCATCCAATTCACGCTCATATTCACTATACTGCTGGGCGTAGTTTTCCTAAAAGAGCGGCTCTCCAAATTTGAAGTTCTGGGTATGCTCATTTCCTTGTCGGGGCTGTTTGTGCTCTCGTACGGCAACGTCGAATTCGAAATCCTAAGCACCGCAGTCTTGCTGGCAGCATCCGCACTTTTTGCGGCAGCAAATTTCCTCTCCAAAGTCTACGTCAAAAACATAGACCCCCTCTCGCTAACGGGCGGTCGAGCCATATTCGTGTTCGTGATTTTGCTGGTTTACGCTTTGGCCTTGGGGAAACTTGATTTTGCCCTGCCAGTTGAAGCACTGGGTTACTCAGCGTTGGGCGCAGTCACAGGCGTAGCACTAAGTTTCGTGTTCTTCTTCAAAGCCCTAGAAATCTTTGAAGTCTCCAAAACCATGATAATCCGAAGCATGGAACCCTTCCTAACCGCCCTGTTCTCCTTTGCCATACTTGCCTTAGCACCCACGGCAAACCAGCTTGCAGGCGGCGCCATCATCGTTGCAGGCGTCATCCTCCTGAGCCTAACCAAACAGCAGCAGTAG
- a CDS encoding ABC transporter ATP-binding protein, giving the protein MPNPKPGGKTMKVYAAALIQKSLHIENQKLQKRLTTELQKALKISTKKVNAKELNTFIFLSAEKPLSDALSPKIVERVEKSGLRSLFARYYLKNKVELQKQLHKKQELKETSKIVKTFLAEVDPKIAKAFEAELKKVRSDLPVEFCEIQAKSYVALWDLEETPKYRLLLPAFADDALACDCFESKADLVSVVDKLVLLNLFKAILEPTINRLQQASDALDALNLNVQTAKHKAQNAKLQEKFEACLRILSAKLSALHDVDKTLLRTLNLFGDLKQDLRGYPLKTDTADLNTEIRQLSTKITSTKRLLATVGKKLSQNQVQLRDYFQNSPNIQTATSADEFKAAVAPIAQLSIDVFVQAELLKMWSDFFGADLPYFTFNTRLYDSEVTTITDAPQDALISVRGLVKNYTLGLTTVYALCGVNLDVKKGEFLAIVGNSGAGKTTLLNCIAGLDTPDYGMVSFRGKNLHKLGDKEKSRIRLMEMGFIFQNYALLPHFTAAENIALPADLAGLSKDLKSRLEELLAGVGISQQAKQFPAQLSGGQMQRVAIARALTNRPAVIFADEPTGDLDSATGKQVMTLLKKFHEETATTIILITHEQDIADYAQRQIIMQDGTIKTRTKQAP; this is encoded by the coding sequence ATGCCAAACCCAAAACCCGGAGGAAAAACCATGAAAGTCTACGCCGCAGCCTTAATCCAAAAATCGCTGCACATAGAAAACCAAAAACTCCAAAAACGATTAACCACAGAACTGCAAAAAGCCCTAAAAATCTCCACGAAAAAAGTTAACGCCAAAGAACTCAACACGTTCATTTTCCTATCCGCCGAAAAACCTTTGTCAGATGCCCTGTCCCCAAAAATTGTTGAACGCGTTGAAAAGAGCGGTCTTCGCAGCTTATTTGCGCGGTATTACCTGAAAAACAAGGTTGAACTGCAAAAGCAGCTGCACAAAAAACAGGAGCTAAAAGAGACCTCCAAAATCGTGAAGACTTTCCTTGCTGAGGTAGACCCTAAAATCGCCAAGGCTTTTGAGGCTGAGCTTAAAAAAGTCCGCAGTGATTTGCCCGTTGAGTTCTGTGAAATCCAAGCAAAAAGCTACGTTGCCCTTTGGGACCTTGAAGAAACCCCAAAGTACCGTTTGTTGCTTCCTGCTTTTGCTGACGATGCTTTAGCGTGTGACTGTTTTGAGTCAAAGGCGGATTTGGTTAGTGTTGTTGATAAGCTGGTTTTGCTGAATTTGTTCAAGGCAATCTTGGAGCCCACCATAAACCGCTTGCAGCAGGCAAGTGATGCCCTTGACGCGTTAAACTTAAACGTTCAAACCGCAAAACACAAAGCCCAAAACGCCAAGCTGCAAGAAAAATTCGAAGCCTGCCTACGCATCTTATCCGCCAAACTAAGCGCCCTGCACGACGTAGACAAAACCCTCCTGCGTACCCTCAACCTGTTTGGAGACCTCAAACAAGACCTGCGCGGCTACCCCCTCAAAACCGACACCGCCGACTTGAACACTGAAATCCGCCAGCTCTCCACAAAAATCACCTCCACAAAACGCCTCCTCGCTACAGTAGGAAAAAAGCTCTCGCAAAACCAAGTTCAGCTACGCGACTACTTCCAAAACAGCCCCAACATCCAAACCGCAACGTCCGCTGACGAATTCAAAGCCGCCGTGGCGCCCATAGCCCAGCTGAGCATTGACGTTTTCGTGCAAGCCGAACTCCTCAAGATGTGGTCAGACTTCTTCGGAGCCGACCTCCCCTACTTCACCTTCAACACGCGGCTCTACGATTCAGAAGTAACTACCATAACCGATGCCCCACAAGACGCCCTTATCTCAGTACGCGGCTTAGTCAAAAACTACACTTTGGGGCTGACAACTGTTTATGCCCTGTGTGGCGTTAACTTGGATGTTAAGAAAGGAGAGTTCTTGGCAATCGTGGGCAATTCGGGCGCGGGCAAAACCACGCTGCTAAACTGCATCGCTGGGTTGGATACGCCTGATTATGGCATGGTGAGTTTTCGGGGAAAGAACTTGCACAAACTAGGCGATAAAGAAAAGTCGCGTATCCGCCTGATGGAGATGGGTTTCATATTCCAGAACTATGCGTTGTTGCCTCATTTTACCGCTGCCGAGAACATTGCTTTGCCTGCGGATTTGGCTGGGCTAAGCAAGGACTTGAAGAGCCGTCTTGAGGAGCTTTTAGCTGGCGTGGGGATTTCGCAGCAGGCAAAACAGTTTCCTGCACAGCTAAGCGGGGGACAGATGCAGCGCGTCGCAATCGCCCGAGCCCTAACCAACCGCCCCGCAGTCATATTCGCCGACGAACCAACAGGCGACCTTGACTCCGCCACAGGAAAACAAGTTATGACCCTGCTCAAAAAATTCCACGAAGAAACCGCAACCACCATCATACTCATAACCCACGAACAAGACATCGCCGACTACGCCCAAAGACAAATCATCATGCAAGACGGCACCATAAAAACCCGCACAAAACAGGCACCTTAA
- a CDS encoding FtsX-like permease family protein, translating to MGTKSSFTIAKRALARRKAKNLSAILAITLGVTLLVGIQITTDTLESSFISSLLQSQGEVDIQVTNSTTGGYLAASEQEAIASLVPDAVGIMPELSSQIPVSVGSQFDPDVTAVGIPADFPKVFGVFYDWQSDGELSLSRLNSNSTVLMSSALAENLGLTKNIAVPFKLNTEFTNVTLSVAVDPTTGAPIIDPTTGAPTVYPVYSVEKAELTVVGIFDSNRPGIGSQYSDIVFALPHLQGWVSLQDPLRQTDQISTYLISLKTNHFTYEISEDYLKEQVEALKNQVPQQTNPLTGESYDIYAVTAPRLNFFNVAAFFMTLLSSVLTALGLLIMITGVLLITNVQLMNVEDREFQTGVLRAVGENRTGIFRSMLIENLLQGVIGGVLGLFGGIAFGQGVAYYLVSIFRTGEFSVQPVISQEIVIISVIVGVLLSIVTGLLPAMRASRVNIVEALRGIKTRFEEKTSQNLVALGALAIVGGCVVLLFNGVFESSTNVIWTVEGWDTLGEWRNILIGSGLLFTGIGLVLSRFISATKAFNITALALWLMPTLLFVVAMGTWITDIIDISIEILMIGVMEIIVGSVLFVALNLPVVMKGLRRVLIKVRGLKGVGQISPALISSHKSRSTLTFAIFAVILTLNVLVATLIPTNLGTVTQSEEDSRGVDFFVSLNKPEALISGTSYASELYKLDSSLTDVIGLRTYYSATDYTKFTVLVDPASPQYNPTSDMLPLKAVELRPEQILGNATSPDDENWRYDFYLSGFPDGVREQTGSDMTNDELLDLSKQSWELFFDPNYKMPAYNVTLDILSFYSGESDMGNVDVTSALGGFAGDDLEDVAVLRAENGTVIENPIVFTDSYLLPLGMQIWLPTGVSSTGVPMYQAFTIAGKLDYQRAGGFPLSGGQIDWSKVDITAALGAIYLPEYWANQTAFFPTSGVSARTDEQFDHFLIKTSYAMDDPQIESIAQAVEEYTNTNDQGYRELAEDNFVVASATVLYSKIQTSMEMVTRLISFLQIYVTFGLIIGAVGMSIISVRNVSERKREIGMMRAIGFPKAQVMTSVLLELVVLGIIGLVIGIVNGLIISLGFANMQNVTLVIPWQDIGIYLSIIILIALGAGAVPGWLASRIPPAESLRYVG from the coding sequence ATGGGAACAAAATCCAGTTTCACGATTGCAAAACGTGCTTTAGCCAGAAGAAAAGCCAAGAATCTAAGTGCAATACTTGCGATTACGTTGGGTGTGACTTTGCTTGTGGGCATCCAGATTACCACTGACACGCTGGAGAGCTCATTTATCAGCAGCCTGCTGCAAAGCCAAGGCGAAGTAGACATCCAAGTAACCAACTCCACCACAGGCGGCTACCTAGCAGCTTCCGAACAAGAAGCCATAGCCTCGCTGGTTCCCGACGCCGTCGGCATAATGCCTGAGTTATCGTCGCAAATACCTGTGAGCGTGGGTTCGCAGTTTGACCCTGATGTCACAGCCGTTGGCATCCCCGCTGATTTCCCTAAGGTTTTCGGAGTTTTTTACGACTGGCAATCCGACGGTGAACTGAGTCTTTCACGGCTAAACAGCAACTCAACCGTCCTAATGTCAAGCGCCCTAGCCGAGAACCTGGGTTTAACAAAGAACATCGCAGTTCCCTTCAAATTAAATACAGAATTCACCAACGTCACCCTCTCCGTCGCGGTTGACCCCACCACAGGAGCTCCAATAATTGACCCTACCACTGGGGCACCCACAGTTTACCCCGTTTACAGCGTTGAAAAGGCCGAGTTGACCGTTGTGGGCATTTTTGATTCCAACCGCCCCGGCATCGGCTCACAATATTCGGACATAGTTTTTGCCCTGCCGCATCTTCAGGGCTGGGTAAGCCTGCAAGACCCCCTGCGCCAAACCGACCAAATCAGCACGTACCTTATCTCGCTAAAAACCAACCACTTCACCTACGAAATAAGTGAGGACTACCTCAAAGAGCAAGTTGAAGCCCTCAAAAACCAAGTCCCCCAGCAAACCAACCCCCTCACAGGCGAATCCTACGACATCTACGCCGTAACTGCGCCCCGCTTGAACTTTTTCAACGTAGCCGCGTTCTTCATGACCCTGCTATCCAGCGTGCTAACTGCTCTGGGGCTTCTTATCATGATAACTGGCGTTTTGCTAATCACCAACGTCCAACTAATGAACGTTGAAGACCGCGAATTCCAAACAGGTGTCCTAAGAGCAGTCGGAGAGAACCGAACAGGCATCTTCCGCTCCATGCTTATCGAAAACCTACTCCAAGGCGTCATCGGCGGCGTCTTAGGCTTATTTGGCGGCATAGCGTTTGGTCAGGGCGTAGCGTATTATTTGGTTAGTATTTTTCGCACAGGTGAGTTTAGCGTCCAACCCGTAATCTCCCAAGAAATTGTAATAATCTCAGTAATTGTCGGCGTACTCTTAAGCATCGTAACTGGGCTGCTGCCTGCGATGCGAGCTTCGCGCGTGAACATCGTTGAAGCCCTGCGTGGAATCAAGACACGCTTTGAAGAGAAAACCAGCCAAAACCTAGTAGCCTTGGGTGCGTTGGCGATTGTGGGCGGCTGCGTGGTTTTGCTGTTTAACGGTGTTTTCGAAAGCAGCACCAATGTCATCTGGACAGTTGAAGGCTGGGACACTTTGGGCGAATGGAGAAACATCCTAATCGGCTCAGGCTTGCTGTTTACAGGCATTGGACTGGTGCTCTCACGGTTCATAAGCGCCACCAAAGCATTCAACATAACCGCCCTCGCCCTCTGGCTAATGCCCACCCTGCTCTTTGTCGTCGCCATGGGTACCTGGATAACCGACATCATCGACATATCCATAGAAATCCTCATGATAGGCGTGATGGAAATCATCGTTGGCTCAGTGCTGTTTGTTGCGCTGAACTTGCCCGTTGTCATGAAAGGCTTGCGCAGGGTTCTCATTAAAGTGCGGGGTCTAAAAGGCGTGGGTCAGATATCGCCTGCGTTGATTTCCTCTCACAAGTCGCGCTCTACATTGACGTTTGCGATTTTCGCGGTGATTCTAACATTGAACGTGTTGGTGGCTACGCTAATTCCAACTAACTTGGGCACGGTAACTCAAAGCGAGGAAGACTCGCGCGGCGTGGACTTCTTTGTGTCTCTAAACAAGCCTGAAGCATTAATCAGCGGCACCTCTTACGCAAGCGAGCTATACAAGCTGGACTCCTCCCTAACCGACGTCATTGGACTGCGAACCTACTACAGCGCCACAGACTACACCAAATTCACCGTGCTAGTAGACCCTGCGTCGCCCCAGTATAACCCCACTTCGGATATGCTTCCGCTAAAAGCCGTCGAACTGCGCCCCGAGCAGATACTTGGAAACGCCACCTCCCCAGACGATGAAAACTGGCGATACGACTTCTACCTTAGCGGTTTCCCCGATGGCGTACGAGAACAAACAGGCTCCGACATGACCAACGACGAGCTTTTAGATTTGTCCAAGCAGTCTTGGGAGTTGTTCTTTGACCCCAACTACAAAATGCCCGCATACAACGTCACACTTGACATCCTATCGTTTTACTCTGGCGAGAGCGATATGGGCAACGTTGATGTCACAAGCGCCCTTGGCGGCTTTGCAGGCGACGACCTAGAAGACGTGGCGGTTTTGCGCGCCGAAAACGGCACGGTTATCGAAAACCCCATAGTTTTCACCGACTCGTACCTGTTGCCGTTGGGCATGCAAATCTGGCTTCCAACAGGCGTATCCAGCACGGGCGTCCCCATGTACCAAGCATTCACCATCGCAGGCAAGCTTGACTACCAACGCGCAGGAGGCTTCCCCCTCTCAGGTGGACAAATAGACTGGAGCAAAGTCGACATCACCGCCGCCTTAGGGGCCATATACCTGCCAGAGTACTGGGCAAACCAAACCGCCTTCTTCCCTACAAGCGGCGTCTCCGCCCGAACCGACGAGCAATTTGACCATTTCCTCATAAAAACCAGCTACGCCATGGACGACCCGCAAATCGAATCCATCGCCCAAGCCGTCGAGGAATACACTAACACTAACGACCAAGGATACCGCGAGTTAGCTGAAGACAACTTTGTAGTTGCAAGCGCCACGGTCTTGTACTCCAAGATTCAAACCTCCATGGAAATGGTCACGCGGCTGATTTCGTTCCTGCAAATCTACGTGACCTTTGGGCTTATCATTGGCGCGGTGGGTATGAGCATCATTTCAGTGCGCAACGTTTCTGAACGAAAACGTGAAATCGGCATGATGCGGGCAATAGGCTTCCCCAAGGCGCAGGTCATGACCTCTGTGCTGTTGGAGTTGGTGGTGCTAGGCATAATCGGTTTAGTCATAGGCATAGTCAACGGCTTAATCATCAGCCTAGGCTTTGCCAACATGCAAAACGTAACCCTCGTAATCCCCTGGCAAGACATCGGCATCTACCTCTCCATAATCATCCTAATCGCCCTAGGCGCAGGCGCAGTTCCAGGCTGGCTCGCCTCAAGAATCCCCCCCGCCGAATCCCTAAGATACGTAGGATAA
- a CDS encoding helix-turn-helix domain-containing protein: MRRLILEVSDRELAKFGVDPATFQRIKSLELQHFLRQDKTEFAAIWKVEFKDPTTQVSAMLENQFLTEAQVLEQEKNGAYTVFLRGGPILSSVLESIDITNGYLFPPLEVRDGKVKISFLGNEKQVAKFLEGINNWGIRYKVILLAHADFSPNSPLSKLTEKQREILIAAYESGYYDVPRKINSEKLAEKLCITNSTLVEHLRKAEHRLLTHILAR, encoded by the coding sequence ATGCGCCGTTTAATATTGGAGGTCTCGGATAGGGAGCTTGCCAAGTTCGGGGTAGACCCAGCTACTTTTCAGAGGATAAAATCTTTGGAGCTGCAGCATTTTCTTAGGCAAGACAAAACAGAATTTGCGGCAATCTGGAAAGTCGAATTCAAAGACCCCACAACACAAGTAAGCGCGATGCTAGAAAACCAGTTCTTAACAGAAGCCCAAGTTCTAGAACAAGAAAAAAACGGAGCCTACACCGTCTTCCTGCGCGGAGGCCCCATCTTATCCTCTGTTCTCGAATCCATAGACATAACAAACGGGTACTTGTTTCCGCCGTTGGAAGTTAGAGACGGCAAAGTCAAAATCTCCTTTTTAGGCAACGAAAAACAGGTCGCAAAATTCTTAGAAGGCATAAACAACTGGGGAATCCGCTACAAGGTTATTCTTTTGGCGCATGCAGATTTCTCTCCGAACTCGCCGCTTAGCAAGTTAACAGAAAAACAACGAGAAATTCTCATAGCCGCCTACGAATCGGGATACTATGATGTGCCCAGAAAAATTAACTCAGAAAAGTTGGCGGAAAAGCTTTGCATTACAAACTCCACGCTGGTAGAGCATCTAAGAAAAGCAGAGCACCGCCTACTAACCCACATACTGGCCAGATAA
- a CDS encoding winged helix-turn-helix domain-containing protein, with protein sequence MVRKNRDKLRLIAAILEAAGSGSPKTRIMHAANLSFKLLEKYLKTALKLNFVKRDRSLYQLTAKGKDFLSQYSSFQLHCRDVQLVMTELETEKAALEKLCSSDTQLGI encoded by the coding sequence ATGGTAAGGAAAAACCGTGATAAACTGCGTCTTATAGCTGCGATTTTGGAGGCTGCAGGGTCAGGGTCACCGAAAACACGGATTATGCATGCGGCGAATCTAAGTTTCAAGCTTTTGGAGAAATATCTTAAAACTGCTTTGAAGCTTAATTTTGTTAAACGTGACCGTTCCCTGTATCAGCTAACTGCCAAGGGCAAGGATTTCCTTAGTCAGTATAGCTCTTTTCAGCTTCACTGTCGTGACGTTCAACTTGTAATGACCGAATTAGAGACAGAGAAAGCTGCTTTAGAGAAACTTTGCAGCAGTGATACCCAACTTGGCATATAA